A region from the Curtobacterium sp. MCBA15_012 genome encodes:
- the hrcA gene encoding heat-inducible transcriptional repressor HrcA, whose translation MVSERSLEVLKAIVRDYVASREPVGSKSIVDRHAFGVSAATIRNDMALLEDEQLIAAPHTSSGRVPTDKGYRVFVDHLAAARPLSSAQRHAIETFLGTPNDLDEVLGRTVRLLSQLTNQVALVQYPSMVRARVQHVELVRLGDTRLMVVLITDTARVEQRVVETDVPLDEAALGELRSVLNGASVGLLLQDVARALREVPQQLRPDVQALGGVVVATLIEQVAANRQDRLVMAGAANLAKSERDFSGGLFPVLEAIEEQVTLLRLFGEMQVDDVAVAASIGVENAEYGLDATSVVAGGYLAGGEVARLGVLGPTRMDYGTNMAAVRAVARYLSKLLGEH comes from the coding sequence ATGGTCAGCGAACGCTCCCTCGAGGTCCTCAAGGCGATCGTGCGGGACTACGTCGCGTCGCGCGAACCCGTCGGCTCGAAGTCGATCGTGGACCGCCACGCGTTCGGGGTCAGTGCCGCCACGATCCGCAACGACATGGCCCTGCTCGAGGACGAGCAGCTCATCGCGGCCCCGCACACCTCGTCCGGACGGGTGCCGACCGACAAGGGGTACCGGGTGTTCGTCGACCACCTCGCCGCGGCCCGACCGTTGTCCTCGGCCCAGCGCCACGCGATCGAGACCTTCCTCGGCACCCCGAACGACCTCGACGAGGTCCTCGGGCGGACCGTCCGCCTGCTCAGCCAGCTCACGAACCAGGTCGCCCTCGTCCAGTACCCGTCGATGGTCCGCGCACGCGTGCAGCACGTCGAGCTGGTCCGACTGGGCGACACCCGGCTCATGGTCGTGCTCATCACGGACACCGCGCGGGTCGAGCAGCGCGTCGTCGAGACCGACGTCCCGCTCGACGAAGCCGCGCTCGGCGAGCTCCGCTCCGTCCTGAACGGTGCCTCCGTCGGCCTGCTCCTGCAGGACGTGGCCCGCGCACTGCGCGAGGTGCCGCAGCAGCTCCGGCCGGACGTCCAGGCGCTCGGCGGCGTCGTCGTCGCGACGCTCATCGAGCAGGTCGCGGCGAACCGGCAGGACCGCCTCGTGATGGCCGGCGCGGCCAACCTCGCCAAGAGCGAACGGGACTTCTCCGGCGGCCTGTTCCCCGTGCTCGAGGCGATCGAGGAACAGGTGACCCTGCTGCGGTTGTTCGGCGAGATGCAGGTGGACGACGTCGCCGTCGCCGCGAGCATCGGCGTCGAGAACGCCGAGTACGGGCTCGACGCGACGAGCGTCGTCGCCGGCGGGTACCTCGCCGGGGGCGAGGTCGCGCGCCTCGGCGTGCTCGGCCCGACCCGGATGGACTACGGCACGAACATGGCCGCCGTGCGCGCCGTCGCACGGTACCTGTCCAAGCTGCTGGGCGAACATTGA
- a CDS encoding DUF4870 domain-containing protein produces the protein MSYGQQPGGPQSPGGPQYPGGYTPPQQMSPEDQRLWATLTHIGGVFFSFVVPLVAYLVLRDRGAFVREHTRVALNFHITMAIVYVAGSILSIVLVGFLLIAAAGIVTIVFAILAAVAANRGEMYKYPLSIEFIKQ, from the coding sequence ATGAGCTACGGACAGCAGCCCGGCGGCCCCCAGTCCCCCGGAGGACCGCAGTACCCCGGCGGGTACACCCCGCCGCAGCAGATGTCGCCGGAGGACCAGCGCCTGTGGGCGACCCTCACGCACATCGGCGGCGTCTTCTTCTCGTTCGTCGTGCCGCTCGTCGCGTACCTCGTGCTGCGCGACCGTGGCGCGTTCGTCCGCGAGCACACCCGCGTCGCGCTGAACTTCCACATCACGATGGCGATCGTCTACGTCGCCGGGTCGATCCTGTCGATCGTGCTCGTGGGCTTCCTGCTCATCGCCGCCGCCGGCATCGTCACGATCGTCTTCGCGATCCTGGCGGCCGTCGCGGCGAACCGCGGCGAGATGTACAAGTACCCGCTCTCGATCGAGTTCATCAAGCAGTAG